A window from Theobroma cacao cultivar B97-61/B2 chromosome 3, Criollo_cocoa_genome_V2, whole genome shotgun sequence encodes these proteins:
- the LOC18606432 gene encoding eukaryotic translation initiation factor 2 subunit alpha — MPNLECRMYEAKYPEVDMAVMIQVKNIADMGAYVSLLEYNNIEGMILFSELSRRRIRSVSSLIKVGRTEPVMVLRVDKEKGYIDLSKRRVSEEDIQACEERYNKSKLVHSIMRHVAETLDIDLEDLYIKIGWPLYRKYGHAFEAFKIIVTDPDSVLNTLTCEVKNPGPDGQEVTEVVPAVTEEVKDALIKNIRRRMTPQPLKIRADIEMKCFQFDGVLHIKEAMREAVAAGNDDCPVKIKLVAPPLYVLTTQTLDKEQGIAILNKAIAACTEAIEHHKGKLAVKEHPRAVSERDDKLLAEHMAKLRNDNEEVSGDEDSEEEEDTGMGEVDVENASHGIME, encoded by the exons ATGCCGAACCTTGAATGTCGTATGTACGAAGCGAAGTACCCAGAGGTGGACATGGCGGTGATGATACAAGTGAAGAACATCGCCGACATGGGTGCGTATGTTTCGCTCCTAGAATACAACAACATCGAAGGCATGATCTTGTTCTCCGAGCTCTCCCGCCGTCGCATTCGTAGCGTCAGCAGTTTAATTAAGGTAGGCCGGACGGAGCCCGTGATGGTCCTCCGTGTCGATAAGGAAAAGGGTTACATCGATTTGAGTAAGAGGAGGGTTAGCGAAGAAGACATCCAGGCTTGTGAGGAAAGGTATAATAAGAGTAAGCTTGTTCACTCTATTATGCGACATGTCGCCGAGACCTTGGATATCGATTTGGAG GATTTGTACATTAAAATTGGCTGGCCTTTATACCGGAAATATGGTCATGCTTTTGAG gctttcaaaattattgTGACTGATCCTGATTCTGTCTTGAACACCCTCACCTGTGAAGTAAAAAACCCTGGCCCAGATGGACAGGAG GTGACTGAGGTGGTCCCTGCTGTGACTGAGGAAGTCAAAGATgctttgataaaaaatattaggAGAAGAATGACACCACAACCTCTGAAGATTCGAGCTGATattgaaatgaaatgtttCCAGTTTGATGGTGTTCTTCACATTAAG GAGGCCATGCGCGAAGCTGTGGCTGCCGGGAATGATGATTGTCCTGTTAAAATCAAGCTTGTTGCTCCTCCACTTTATGTTCTTACCACTCAAACTCTTGACAAG GAGCAAGGTATAGCTATTCTCAATAAAGCAATTGCAGCTTGCACTGAAGCAATAGAGCATCACAAGGGTAAACTTGCAGTCAAAGAGCATCCTAGAGCA GTGAGTGAACGAGATGATAAATTGCTTGCTGAGCACATGGCTAAGTTGCGTAATGATAATGAAGAGGTCAGTGGTGATGAAGATAGTGAAGAAGAGGAAGACACAGGCATGGGAGAAGTTGATGTTGAGAACGCAAGTCATGGAATAATGGAATGA
- the LOC18606433 gene encoding subtilisin-like protease SBT4.3, giving the protein MAKKGLMISRLYSMLFAAFCLINCHAAADANERKVHIVYMGDRPKGEFSAATTHHSMLKGVLGSASSAKKSLIYSYGSFNGFAAKLTDEEVRRFSEMDGVVRVIPNHILKLHTTRSWDFIGFTQDAVGAKPEGDVVIGLLDTGIWPEHESFNSQELAAPPSKWKGVCQGANFTCNNKIIGGRYYNSENWYDETDFKSPRDSEGHGTHTSSTAAGDKVPGASYYGLANGTARGGVPGARIAMYKVCWSFGCATADILAAFDDAIADGVDVISVSLGADWPLAYDEDPIAIGAFHAMKNGILTSNSAGNSGPWPYSVSNYAPWTLTVAASTIDRKFVAKAVLGNGQVFTGLSINSFELHGKSFPLIWGGHAANYSAGASPDISRYCITGFMNSYKVEGKIVFCETLWDGTGVLQAGGVGTIMADDEITDFAFNYPLPATQIGASDGEKVLDYIKTTENPTATILLGETWTDYMAPYVVSFSSRGPNPITPDILKPDLTAPGVDIIAAWSPVAPPSVDWEDPRSVDYNIISGTSMSCPHASGAAAYVKAAHPDWSPAAIKSALMTTATLVDPKKHEDLEFAYGSGQINPTRALSPGLVYDANETDYINFLCKQGYNTTTIRLITGDNSSVCTSTTPGPAWDLNYPSFSLAVLDGQPIYGVFTRTVTNVGPPNSNYTVWMTTQRGFTISVEPQFLSFSTVGEKKSFTVRVTGPKISQQPITSGSIVWVSSDYKYMARSPVVVYNVLPTPYSPYDSKSQRKPTFRRPSMYHKNGILGRN; this is encoded by the exons ATGGCGAAGAAAGGGTTGATGATTTCGCGTCTGTACTCGATGCTGTTTGCAGCGTTttgtttgataaattgtcATGCAGCAGCCGATGCCAATGAGAGGAAG GTTCACATTGTGTACATGGGAGACCGCCCCAAGGGAGAATTCTCAGCTGCAACTACCCATCATTCCATGCTGAAGGGTGTTCTCGGGAG CGCTTCATCAGCCAAGAAATCGCTTATTTATAGCTACGGCAGCTTCAATGGATTTGCAGCTAAATTAACAGATGAAGAAGTTCGAAGGTTCTCAG AGATGGACGGAGTAGTTAGAGTGATCCCAAATCATATACTAAAGCTTCATACAACAAGGTCATGGGACTTCATTGGTTTTACCCAAGACGCCGTTGGAGCAAAGCCTGAAGGAGATGTTGTCATTGGGCTTCTTGATACAG GAATTTGGCCTGAACATGAGAGCTTCAATAGCCAAGAACTTGCTGCTCCACCCTCCAAATGGAAAGGAGTATGTCAAGGGGCCAACTTCACCTGCAACAA CAAGATCATTGGAGGCCGTTACTACAATAGTGAGAACTGGTACGATGAAACTGACTTCAAGTCTCCAAGAGACTCTGAGGGACATGGGACCCATACTTCCTCAACTGCAGCAGGTGACAAGGTGCCTGGAGCAAGCTACTATGGGCTAGCTAATGGAACTGCAAGAGGTGGAGTTCCTGGTGCAAGGATTGCCATGTACAAGGTTTGCTGGTCCTTTGGTTGTGCAACTGCAGATATCCTTGCAGCATTTGACGATGCCATAGCAGATGGTGTTGATGTAATATCAGTGTCTCTTGGTGCTGACTGGCCACTGGCTTACGATGAAGACCCTATTGCGATTGGTGCTTTCCATGCCATGAAAAATGGTATATTGACATCAAATTCTGCCGGTAATTCTGGACCATGGCCGTATTCAGTTTCCAATTATGCGCCTTGGACGTTAACTGTTGCTGCGAGCACCATCGACAGAAAATTTGTTGCCAAAGCAGTACTTGGCAATGGACAAGTTTTCACT GGACTTTCCATTAACAGCTTTGAACTTCATGGAAAATCGTTTCCCTTGATTTGGGGAGGACACGCCGCCAACTACTCTGCGGGCGCCAGCCCAGATATTTCAAGATATTGTATCACGGGTTTCATGAATTCATACAAAGTGGAAGGCAAGATTGTCTTTTGTGAAACTCTTTGGGACGGTACTGGCGTTCTTCAAGCAGGCGGCGTGGGCACCATAATGGCCGATGATGAAATAACCGATTTTGCTTTCAATTATCCATTGCCAGCAACACAGATAGGCGCATCAGATGGTGAAAAAGTTTTGGACTACATTAAAACAACAGA GAATCCGACCGCAACTATTCTGCTTGGAGAGACATGGACAGACTACATGGCACCTTATGTTGTATCATTCTCTTCCAGGGGACCCAACCCTATCACTCCAGACATTCTCAAG CCTGATCTCACAGCCCCTGGTGTGGACATCATCGCTGCTTGGTCTCCTGTTGCACCACCTTCCGTTGACTGGGAAGACCCCCGGAGCGTAGACTATAACATAATCTCTGGTACATCCATGTCTTGTCCTCATGCTAGTGGTGCTGCTGCCTATGTCAAGGCTGCCCACCCTGACTGGTCCCCTGCTGCCATCAAATCAGCCCTCATGACCACAG CCACTCTTGTAGACCCAAAGAAGCATGAGGATCTAGAATTTGCTTACGGTTCCGGCCAGATCAACCCAACACGGGCACTAAGTCCCGGACTTGTCTATGATGCAAATGAGACAGATTACATTAACTTCCTCTGCAAGCAAGGTTACAACACCACAACCATAAGACTTATCACAGGTGACAACAGCAGTGTATGCACCAGCACCACGCCTGGACCAGCTTGGGATCTCAACTATCCTTCGTTCTCATTAGCTGTGCTCGATGGCCAGCCAATTTATGGTGTCTTTACCAGGACAGTAACCAATGTTGGCCCACCAAACTCAAACTACACTGTCTGGATGACCACCCAACGCGGCTTCACCATTAGCGTAGAGCCCCAATTTCTGTCATTCTCAACTGTGGGAGAGAAGAAGTCTTTCACCGTGAGGGTCACCGGTCCGAAGATTTCACAGCAACCGATTACATCTGGTTCCATAGTATGGGTATCTTCGGATTACAAATATATGGCGAGAAGTCCAGTTGTGGTCTACAATGTTCTCCCCACTCCCTATTCTCCTTACGACTCCAAGTCCCAGCGGAAACCAACATTCCGACGTCCTTCCATGTATCACAAGAATGGAATCCTTGGACGTAActaa
- the LOC18606429 gene encoding bifunctional dTDP-4-dehydrorhamnose 3,5-epimerase/dTDP-4-dehydrorhamnose reductase, whose product MGFPANGSSEKPLKFLIYGRTGWIGGLLGKLCESKGIDYQYGSGRLENRLSLESDIASVKPTHVFNAAGVTGRPNVDWCESHKVETIRTNVVGTLTLADVCRDKGFVLINYATGCIFEYDAGHPIESGVGFKEEDTPNFTGSFYSKTKAMVEELLKNYENVCTLRVRMPISSDLANPRNFITKITRYDKVVNIPNSMTILDELLPISIEMAKRNLTGIWNFTNPGVVSHNEILEMYRDYIDSNFSWKNFTLEEQAKVIIAPRSNNELDTNKLKNEFPELLSIKESLVKYVFEPNKKTLGA is encoded by the exons atggGGTTTCCGGCAAATGGCTCATCTGAGAAACCATTGAAGTTTCTGATCTATGGTCGAACCGGTTGGATCGGCGGTTTATTAGGCAAACTATGCGAATCCAAGGGAATCGACTACCAGTACGGCTCAGGCCGGCTCGAGAACCGGCTGTCGCTCGAGTCCGACATAGCCTCCGTGAAACCAACCCATGTCTTCAATGCCGCTGGAGTCACCGGGCGTCCAAACGTCGACTGGTGCGAATCCCATAAGGTCGAGACCATCAGAACCAATGTGGTTGGGACTCTTACCCTTGCTGACGTGTGCAGAGACAAAGGCTTTGTCTTGATTAATTATGCTACGGGTTGCATCTTTGAGTACGATGCAGGTCATCCGATCGAATCGGGTGTCGGGTTTAAGGAAGAGGATACTCCAAATTTCACGGGTTCCTTCTATTCTAAGACTAAGGCTATG GTGGAGGAGCTGCTCAAGAATTATGAGAATGTTTGTACGTTGCGTGTTAGGATGCCTATTTCATCGGATCTAGCCAATCCTCGAAATTTCATCACCAAAATCACTAGATATGATAAGGTGGTCAACATACCTAACTCAATGACTATCCTGGACGAACTTCTTCCCATTTCCATTGAGATGGCTAAGAGGAACCTTACTGGAATCTGGAACTTTACAAACCCAGGAGTGGTCAGTCACAATGAGATTTTAGAAATGTACCGTGACTACATTGACTCCAACTTCTCATGGAAGAACTTTACTCTTGAAGAGCAGGCTAAGGTAATCATTGCCCCAAGGAGCAATAACGAACTCGATACCAACAAATTGAAGAATGAATTCCCAGAACTCCTGTCCATTAAGGAGTCTCTTGTTAAGTATGTATTTGAGCCAAATAAGAAGACTCTTGGAGCTTGA
- the LOC18606434 gene encoding cucumisin, with amino-acid sequence MAKKGLIPLLCSLLFAAFLLNSHAANASERKIHVVYMGDRLKGALSAKRVHYSMLTSVLGSSSSAKESLVYSYGNFNAFAAKLTEEEVKTFSEMDGVVRVIPNHILQLHTTRSWDFLGFSQSSLGARIEGDVVIGLLDTGIWPEHESFTNQELGAPPSKWKGICQGANFTCNNKIVGARYYNSEEWYSDTDFKSPRDSEGHGTHTSSTAAGNRVADASYYGLANGIARGGVPGARIAMYKVCWSFGCATADILAAFDDAIADGVDIISVSLGFIFALAYDEDPIAIGAFHAMKNGILTSNSAGNSGPWPYSVVNVAPWTLTVAASTIERKFVTRVELGNGMSYAGPSINSFDLHGKSYPLIWGGDAANYSAGSNPDLSKYCINGYLNSYRVYGNIVFCELLWDGTGILEASGVGTIMASDRLKDFAFSFPLPATVISTKDGEQILDYIRSAEYPVATILFGETWSDVMAPYVVSFSSRGPNPMNPDILKPDLTAPGVDIIAAWSPVAPPSVAYEDPRSVNYNIISGTSMSCPHASGAAAYVKAAHPDWSPAAVKSALMTTATVMDSTKHEDLEFAYGSGQINPAHAIEPGLVYDANETDYINFLCKQGYNTTTIRLITGDNSSVCTSTVIGRAWDLNYPSFSLAVEDGEPISGVFTRTVTNVGSANSTYTVRMYSPSNFSISVEPQVLSFSTVGEKKSYTVTVTGGTISQQKIMSGAIIWTDGDHQYEVRSPVVVYNVLPGYTYFPPQNSKFQEKPTFQGPSMYEKYGVLRRN; translated from the exons ATGGCGAAGAAAGGGCTGATTCCGCTCCTTTGCTCGCTGCTGTTTGCAGCATTCCTGTTGAATTCCCATGCAGCCAATGCCAGCGAGAGAAAA ATTCACGTTGTGTACATGGGAGACAGGCTAAAGGGAGCCCTTTCTGCTAAAAGAGTGCATTATTCCATGCTGACCAGCGTCCTTGGAAG CTCTTCATCAGCCAAAGAATCATTAGTCTATAGTTATGGGAACTTCAATGCATTTGCAGCAAAACTAACTGAAGAAGAAGTTAAAACGTTCTCAG AGATGGATGGAGTAGTTAGAGTGATTCCAAATCATATCCTACAACTTCACACTACAAGGTCATGGGACTTCCTTGGTTTCAGCCAAAGCAGTCTAGGAGCCAGGATTGAAGGAGATGTTGTCATTGGGCTTCTTGACACAG GAATATGGCCGGAACATGAAAGCTTCACAAACCAAGAACTTGGCGCTCCACCCTCTAAATGGAAAGGAATTTGCCAAGGTGCAAATTTCACCTGCAACAA TAAGATCGTTGGAGCCCGATACTACAATAGTGAGGAATGGTACTCTGACACTGACTTCAAGTCTCCTAGAGATTCTGAGGGACATGGAACCCATACTTCCTCGACTGCAGCTGGCAACAGAGTGGCCGATGCAAGCTACTACGGGTTAGCTAATGGAATTGCAAGAGGTGGAGTTCCTGGTGCAAGGATTGCCATGTACAAGGTTTGCTGGTCCTTTGGTTGTGCAACTGCGGATATCCTTGCAGCATTTGACGACGCCATAGCTGATGGTGTTGATATCATATCCGTGTCCCTTGGTTTTATCTTTGCACTGGCTTACGATGAAGACCCTATTGCTATTGGTGCTTTCCATGCCATGAAAAATGGCATATTGACCTCAAATTCCGCTGGCAATTCCGGGCCATGGCCATATTCAGTTGTCAACGTCGCGCCTTGGACATTGACTGTTGCTGCAAGCAccattgaaagaaaatttgtcACCAGAGTGGAGCTTGGCAATGGAATGAGTTACGCT GGACCTTCCATTAACAGCTTTGATCTCCATGGAAAGTCATATCCATTGATTTGGGGAGGAGATGCCGCCAACTACTCTGCTGGCTCCAACCCAGATCTTTCAAAGTATTGTATCAATGGTTACTTGAATTCATATAGAGTGTACGGCAATATTGTTTTTTGTGAACTTCTCTGGGACGGTACTGGCATTCTCGAAGCAAGCGGAGTGGGCACCATTATGGCTTCTGATAGATTAAAAGATTTTGCTTTCAGTTTCCCATTGCCAGCAACTGTGATAAGCACAAAAGATGGTGAACAAATTCTGGATTACATCAGATCAGCAGA GTATCCAGTAGCAACTATTCTGTTTGGAGAGACATGGTCAGATGTAATGGCTCCTTATGTTGTATCATTCTCTTCCAGAGGACCCAACCCCATGAATCCAGACATTCTCAAG CCTGATCTCACTGCCCCTGGAGTGGACATTATCGCTGCTTGGTCCCCTGTTGCACCACCTTCCGTTGCCTACGAAGATCCCAGGAGTGTCAACTATAACATAATCTCTGGTACATCCATGTCTTGCCCTCATGCTAGTGGTGCTGCTGCCTATGTTAAGGCTGCCCACCCTGATTGGTCCCCTGCTGCCGTCAAATCTGCCCTTATGACCACAG CAACTGTCATGGATTCGACCAAGCATGAAGACCTTGAATTCGCTTATGGGTCAGGCCAGATCAACCCAGCACATGCAATTGAACCTGGACTCGTCTATGATGCAAATGAGACAGATTACATTAACTTCCTCTGCAAGCAAGGTTACAACACCACAACTATAAGACTCATTACCGGTGACAACAGCAGTGTATGTACCAGCACTGTGATTGGAAGAGCTTGGGATCTTAACTACCCTTCATTCTCTCTAGCTGTGGAAGATGGCGAGCCAATTAGCGGTGTCTTCACCCGGACAGTTACTAATGTCGGCTCAGCAAACTCAACCTACACCGTCCGGATGTACTCTCCTTCCAATTTCTCCATTAGTGTGGAGCCACAAGTTCTGTCATTCTCAACAGTGGGAGAGAAGAAATCGTACACCGTGACCGTCACCGGTGGAACGATTTCACAGCAGAAGATCATGTCGGGTGCGATCATATGGACAGATGGGGATCACCAATATGAAGTGAGGAGCCCAGTTGTGGTGTACAATGTTCTACCTGGTTATACTTACTTCCCTCCACAGAACTCAAAGTTTCAGGAGAAACCAACATTCCAAGGTCCATCCATGTATGAAAAGTATGGAGTCCTTCGACGTAACTGA